CAGACTTGAGAGCGTACGGCACCGACCGAACCGAAGCTCTGCTGGTTATCGAAGTAGCCGACTCTTCGCTTCAGGACGATCTGACGACCAAAGCGGAGCTCTACGCCCAGGGCGGAATCCCCGAGTACTGGGTCGTCGACCTCGTGCATCGAGTGCTGAACGTCTTTCGGGATCCAAAGGACGGGGTGTACCGAGTGCGACAGACGCACGTTCCCGGGTCTCGACTAACGCCTCTCTCCTGGCCGGATTTCTGGGTCGAGGTGAACGCGCTCTTTCCCCCGGAGTCGTCCTGAGCAGTGAAATCAGTGAAAGGACGTTGGATGCGAGCTCGGATCCTCGCAGCGACGGTCGCGGGGGTTCTTATTTGCTCTGTCGGAAACCTCGCCGGTGACGACGGAGACTTGAGAGTCACCTTCCTGGGCACGGGAGCGCCCCGGCCTTCGTTCGAGCGTTACGGCCCGAGTATCCTCATCGAAGCAGGGGAGGAGAGGCTCCTCGTCGACGCCAGCTGGGGACTGAGAGAGCGGCTGCTCCAGGCGGGATCGTTCGAGCTCATCACCGGCATCGACCATGTTCTCCTGACGCATCTTCATTACGATCACACCATCGGTCTCGCGGATCTATGGCTCACGGGCTGGCTCTATGGCCGACGCGTCCCCTTGCGCGTCGAGGGGCCAACGGGCACGAGGGCGTTTCTCGAGGATACACGGCGTGCGTTCCAATGGGACGTCGACTACCGGATCCTCGTGGGCGTCCCGGCGGAAGGGGTCGCCATCGAGGCGATGGACGTCTCACCGGGGTGGGTGTACGAGCACAATGGGCTCAAAATCACGGCGTTCGAGGTCGAGCACCTGCCCATCGATCTGAAGACTCGCGAGCGGCTGGAATTCGCCGGAGAGACGCTCGGTTACCGCATCGACTTCAACGGTCATTCGGTCGTGCTCTCGGGGGTCACGAGACCGAGCGATCGTCTCGTCGAGCAGGCCCGCGGAGTAGACCTGCTAGTCCACGAAGTCCAGGTGCCTTCACCCGGCGCCACCAAAGAGGCGAATCTCGCCAACGTGAGTCTGTCGGTGCATTCGGAGCCGGAGGCGGTGGCCAGAATCTTCGAGCGCGCGCGGCCGAAGCTCGCTGTCTACTCGCACATCATCCCGCCCGAAGTGACCTCGGAGGAGCTGGTAGAGGCCACTCCTTACGACGGCAGGATGGTGGTCGCTCACGACTTGATGATGATCACCATCGGCGAAGACGTCGTCGTCTCCGACCGACCCCGGCTGATGGAAGAGAGTTTCGAGAAATCCCGAGTCTTGAGATAGAGTCGGTCCCGCCGGCCTCTCGGAACCGACGGTACACATCGATGAGACGGTTCATTCTATTCGTCGTCGTGACGGCGGCCCCGATGGGGTCGAATGTCGGCGCAAC
This Vicinamibacteria bacterium DNA region includes the following protein-coding sequences:
- a CDS encoding Uma2 family endonuclease, encoding MNVAGVRQFTVDEYHRMADVGIFSRDDRLELIHGVVRKMSPRNRSHVVATSEIRQLFARSLAGRAGVYEAKPLRLDALDSEPEPDVAIYSNPDLRAYGTDRTEALLVIEVADSSLQDDLTTKAELYAQGGIPEYWVVDLVHRVLNVFRDPKDGVYRVRQTHVPGSRLTPLSWPDFWVEVNALFPPESS
- a CDS encoding MBL fold metallo-hydrolase, producing the protein MRARILAATVAGVLICSVGNLAGDDGDLRVTFLGTGAPRPSFERYGPSILIEAGEERLLVDASWGLRERLLQAGSFELITGIDHVLLTHLHYDHTIGLADLWLTGWLYGRRVPLRVEGPTGTRAFLEDTRRAFQWDVDYRILVGVPAEGVAIEAMDVSPGWVYEHNGLKITAFEVEHLPIDLKTRERLEFAGETLGYRIDFNGHSVVLSGVTRPSDRLVEQARGVDLLVHEVQVPSPGATKEANLANVSLSVHSEPEAVARIFERARPKLAVYSHIIPPEVTSEELVEATPYDGRMVVAHDLMMITIGEDVVVSDRPRLMEESFEKSRVLR